In Clostridiales bacterium, the genomic stretch GCCCGAAAAGTAAAATCTGTTTTCTTGGCTGGTTATAAAATAGCAATCTATTGAGCCGTCAAATAATTCTTGGGTATTTTTCATCTTCCACCTCTGATTTTTCTATTTTATCACAATCTTCTGCTTTATCAAAAGAGTTTTTCGTATATATATTTCATCGTCATAGCGTCTTCGGCCATATTATCCGTTGACTCGCAGATAATAACGGGCGACATTTTATACTCGCGCAAAACCTCGGCCAAAGGCTCAAAAGCTGGCCCGTATTCATCGCTTTCAGGGTCGCTAAAATTAAAATGGTGAATCTCGCCGGCCGGGCCGTATTTTATTTTTGAAAAATGGATATGTATATATTTAGCTTTTTCTTCCTTTAAAACATCAAAAACAATGTCAATTATCCTTTTGTAGTCATCCTTAGTTTTTAATTTGCCCTGCATATAAGAGTTAATATGCCCAAAATCAATGCAAGGTATCAGCATAGGATGCAAGGAGCATAACGCGCAAATTTCTTCTACTGTGCCGATTTGGCTGTATTTGCCCATAGTCTCCGGGCATAGTATCACCGAATCCAAGTCTTTTTTGTGCAAGATATTTAAAAGCTCGTCCATTCTTTTGTATACTCTATTTAAAGCTTCTTTTCGTTCCGCGCCTAATAACGCGCCGCTGTGCATTACGCATCGCAAGCCGCCCATAAGCTTTAGTTTTTCTAATGACCGTATTATATAATTAAAAGAGTTTTGCGCTTTTTTATCGTCCTCATTGGCAAGATTAATGTAATAAGGCGCGTGCACGCTTAATTCTATATCGTGTTCTTTCATCTCGCGTCCTATAATTTTTGCCGTTTCATCGGACATATTAACGCCCCTTCCAAATGAATATTCAAAGGCGTTAAGCCCTCTTTCTTTGAGCCATTTTGGCGCTTGATATGTGTGCTTTAGCCCCTCGTCATAAAAACTCTTTGAATTGCCCGCCGGACCAAATCTTACCATTATTTTTCTCCTAAAAAGTATAATCTTTTGCGGCCAGTATGTCAGACTTTATCTGGCTTATAAGCTGCTCTTTGGTTTCAAAATTTTTTACAGGTCTCAAAAAATCATAAAACTCAATCTTGATTTTGCGATTATAAAGATCGCCATCATAGTCCAAAATATGCGTTTCTATGTTTTCTTGACTATCAGAAAATGTCGGTTTAGCACCCACATTAGTTATAGACAAAAAACTTTGACCGTCAAACA encodes the following:
- a CDS encoding TIM barrel protein; protein product: MVRFGPAGNSKSFYDEGLKHTYQAPKWLKERGLNAFEYSFGRGVNMSDETAKIIGREMKEHDIELSVHAPYYINLANEDDKKAQNSFNYIIRSLEKLKLMGGLRCVMHSGALLGAERKEALNRVYKRMDELLNILHKKDLDSVILCPETMGKYSQIGTVEEICALCSLHPMLIPCIDFGHINSYMQGKLKTKDDYKRIIDIVFDVLKEEKAKYIHIHFSKIKYGPAGEIHHFNFSDPESDEYGPAFEPLAEVLREYKMSPVIICESTDNMAEDAMTMKYIYEKLF